One genomic window of Erinaceus europaeus chromosome 19, mEriEur2.1, whole genome shotgun sequence includes the following:
- the IL2 gene encoding interleukin-2, with amino-acid sequence MCKVQLLVCSVLALALLACSVPTARLARDSEQHLEQLLLDLKKLKLGVENHKGSTLATMLRFPFYLPKEATELKHFQCLVGELKPLGEVLSLAECRHISELMSNINATVLELKGSGPTLPCDYEEEAVSVLQLLAKWISICQSIYSRLT; translated from the exons ATGTGCAAGGTACAGCTCCTGGTCTGCTCGGTGCTCGCGCTGGCCCTGCTGGCCTGCAGCGTACCCACCGCCCGCCTGGCCCGGGACTCGGAGcagcacctggagcagctgctgCTGGACCTGAAGAAGCTGAAGCTGGGCGTCGAG AATCACAAGGGCTCCACACTCGCCACGATGCTCAGATTCCCCTTCTACCTGCCCAAGGAG GCCACAGAACTGAAGCACTTCCAGTGTCTGGTAGGAGAACTCAAACCTCTGGGGGAAGTGCTGTCCCTGGCTGAGTGCAGACACATCAGCGAGCTGATGAGCAACATCAACGCGACTGTCCTGGAGCTGAAG GGGTCTGGGCCCACACTCCCCTGCGACTACGAGGAGGAGGCAGTGAGCGTCCTGCAGCTGCTGGCCAAGTGGATCAGCATCTGTCAGAGCATCTACTCACGGCTGACCTGA